One Thioclava sp. ES.031 genomic window, ATCGCGGCGCGGGCTCCGACCCCGAGACCGAAGCCGATGAAGAGGTCGAAAGCGTCGATCCGAATATGCCGCTCTGGCGCATCGGGCTCTATGTTCTCGCGGGGCTCATCGGGCTGCCTCTGGGGGCGAGCTGGCTGGTCAGCGGCGCTTCCGAGATCGCAAGCGCGATGGGTGTCTCGGATGCGGTGATCGGCCTGACGCTGGTCGCGCTCGGCACCTCGCTCCCGGAGCTGGCCACGTCCATCACCGCGGCACTGAAGGGCCGGTCGGACCTCGCGCTCGGCAATGTCGTGGGCTCGAACATCTTCAACCTGCTCTGCATCATCGGCGTCGCGGGCCTGTTCGGCGACATTCCGGTGCCGAGCCAGATGCTGCATGTCGACCTTTGGGTGATGGCGGCGGCCTCGATCGCGCTGGCCCCGTTCATCTTCGGCAACCGCGTGATCACCCGTGGCATCGGCATCGCTTTCACCGCCGCGTATCTGGCCTATATGGTGGCCCTCTTCATTGGAGGCAGCGCATGAAACGAGCATTGGTGACAGGCGGCGCGAAACGGCTGGGGCGCGCGATGGCGCTTTATCTGGCCGAGCGCGGCGTGGACGTCGCAATCCATTATCACGGCTCCGCGGAGGAGGCGGAGGCCACGGCGGCAGAAGCCCGCGCGAAAGGCGTGCGCGCGGAGATCGTGCAGGCCGATCTGCTGGACGAGGCCGCGACGGCGGAGCTGGTGCCGCGCGCGGCGCAGGCGCTCGACGGGCCGCTCGATCTGCTGATCAACAACGCCTCGATTTTCGAATACGACACGATCCGCTCGGCCACGCGCGAAAGCTGGGACCGGCATATCGGGTCGAACCTGCGCGCGCCCTTCGTGCTGATCCAGCACTTCGCGGCACAGGCCCCGCAAGCCGACCGCTCGGGCACCGAGCCCAAGGCCCGCGCGCTGGTGATCAACATGGTCGACCAGCGGATGCGCAAGCTGACGCCGGAGTTCATGACCTACACGCTCGCGAAGATGGGACTGTGGACTCTCACGCAGACCAGTGCGCAGGCGCTGGCTCCCGCTATACGGGTGAACGCGATCGGCCCCGGCCCGACCCTGCAAGGCGCCCGCCAGTCGGAAGATCACTTCAACCGGCAGCGCGCGGCGACCATCCTCGAACGCGGCGCGGACCCCGCCGATATCGTCGCGGCGCTGGGGTATTTCATGGACGCACCCGCCGTCACAGGGCAGTTGCTCTGCGTCGATGGGGGCCAACATTTGGGCTGGCGGACGCCCGATGTATTAGGTCCGGAATGAGCCTAAAACCGAATCGAAGGCCAAAGTTGTGCACTGCGCGGCGCTTTGTAACAGGACCGTCACAAAAGTATTAATCCTTTCAATAGCTTGGCAAATGTGCAGAAAATTTCTCAATGAAATCAAAGCACTCATGAATTGCTCAAAAAATGGGCAAACACTCTATCAACCCTTATATTAAGGTCGGAACCCACGGTCCCACATGTTTGCCAACAGAGTTATCCCCAAATTTCGTGGACATGTTTTTCCTTGAAAACGTCTTCGCGAGGTTGCAGCCACAGGGGAGAATCGAAACCTGCCCATGAATGACGACGTAGACAGCAACGACGCCCTCGATCCCCCGGCGGCCACCCGCCCGCAACACGGGCTGACGGGCCATGCGCTGATCGCGGATTATCTCAAGCGTCTCGACGGCTCGCCGGGCGTCTATCGGATGCTGAACGCGAAGGGCGAGGTTCTCTATGTCGGCAAGGCGCGCAACCTGAAGGCGCGCGTCTCGAACTATGCACGCCCCTCGGGACACTCGGCGCGGATCGCCCGGATGATCCATGAGACCGCCTCGATGATGTTTCTCACGACGCGGACCGAGACCGAGGCGCTGCTGCTCGAGCAGAACCTGATCAAGCAGCTCAAGCCGCGCTACAACGTGCTCGCGCGGGACGACAAAAGCTTCCCCAATATCCTGATCGCGACGGACCACCCCTATCCGATGATCAAGAAGCATCGCGGCGCGCGCAAAGAGAAGGGCCATTACTTCGGCCCCTTCGCAAGCGCGAGCGCGGTGAACCGCACGCTGAACCAGCTGGAGCGGGTCTTCCTGCTGCGCAACTGCTCGGATTCGATGTTCGAGACCCGCACGCGCCCCTGCCTGCAATATCAGATCAAGCGCTGCTCGGGGCCCTGCGTGGGCAAAATCTCCGAGGAGGATTACGCAGCGCTGGTCGACGACGCGAAGCGCTTCCTGCAAGGCAAGTCCACCACGATCCAGCGCGAGCTGGCCGAGGAGATGCAAAAGGCCTCGGACGAGATGGAGTTCGAACGCGCCGCCGCCCTGCGCGACCGGATCAAGGCGCTGACCAATGTGCAGCAAAGTCAGGGGATCAACCCGCGCACCACCGCCGAGGCCGATGTGATCGCGCTCCATCAGGAGGGCGGGCAGGCCTGTGTGCAGGTCTTCTTCATCCGCGCAAACCAGAGCTGGGGCAATCACGACTTCTACCCCAAGACCGGCTCAGGGGCCGAAGCGCCCGAGATCCTGCAGGCTTTCATCGCGCAGTTCTACACCAACCGCCCGCCGCCGAAGCTGATCCTGCTGTCGCATCCGGTCGAGGATGAGGAACTGGTGAGCGAATTCCTCTCGGAACGCGCCGAGCGCAAGGTCGAGATCACCGTCCCGCAGCGCGGCGAAAAGGCCGAGCTGGTCGAGAATGCCGCGCGCAATGCCCGCGAGAGCCTCGGTCGGAAGATGTCGGAATCTGCTGCGCAGGCGAAACTGCTGGCCGGCGTCGCCGAGGCCTTCGGGCTGGAGAAGCCGCCCCAGCGCATTGAGGTCTACGACAACTCGCATATTCAGGGCGCGCATGCCGTGGGGGGCATGATCGTCGCGGGGCCCGAGGGCTTCATCAAAAGCCAGTATCGCAAGTTCAACATCAAGAACGCCGACCTGACGCCGGGCGACGATTTCGGGATGATGAAAGAGGTGCTGACCCGCCGCTTCACCCGGTTGCTGAAGGAAGACCCGGAGCGCAAATCCGAGGCCTGGCCCGATCTGCTGCTGATCGACGGCGGCGCCGGGCAGGTCTCGGCGGTGCGCGAGATCATGGACGAGATGGGCGTGAGCGACGTCGCGATGGTCGGCGTCGCGAAAGGTGTGGACCGCGACCACGGCAAGGAAGAATTCCACCGCACCGGCCAGCGGCCCATCGCCCTGCCCCGGCAATCGCCGGTCCTCTATTACATCCAGCGCCTGCGCGACGAGGCGCACCGCTGGGCCATCGGCACCCACCGCGCGAAACGCGCAAAGGCGCAGATGGCGAACCCGCTGGACGAGGTTCCGGGCATCGGGGCGGCCCGCAAGCGCGCGCTGCTCGCGCATTTCGGCTCCGCCAAGGCGGTCAGCCGCGCCGCCCCCATCGACCTGATGGAGGTCGATGGCATCTCCGAGGCGATGGCCGAGACGATCCACAATTTCTTCAACGAGAAGGGCTGAGATGACCGATCAAGCCCGCCACCCCCGCGCGCTGACCCGCGTGGCCGATCTCGAACGCGACGGGCTGACCGCCTCGGACACCCGCGCCGATCTGGAGCGCGTGGCCAAAGAGTTCCGCATCCGCGTGACACCCGAGATGCGCGGGGCGATTGCCGATCCGAGCGATCCGGTGGCCGCGCAATTCGTGCCCTCGGCGGCCGAGCTGGTCACCCGCCCCGAAGAGCTCGAAGATCCCATCGGCGACGACGCCCATTCCCCCGCACCCGGGCTGACGCATCGCTATCCCGACCGGGTGATCCTCCACATCACCAAGACCTGCGACGTCTATTGCCGCTTCTGTTTCCGCCGCGAGACGGTGGGCGAAACCGGGCCGCTGCCGGAAGACCAATTGACACAGGCGCTCGATTATATCGCGGCGACCCCGGCCATTCGCGAGGTGATCCTGACCGGGGGCGACCCGCTGACGCTCTCGACACGCAGGCTCGGCACGGTGCTCGACCGCCTCTCCGCAATCGCGCATCTCGACCAGATCCGGCTGCATACCCGCGTGCCGGTCGTCGCCCCCGAGCGGATCACCGAACAGCTTTGCACGATCCTGCGCGCCGCGCCGACCGCGTGGATCGTGCTGCACACCAATCACGCGCAGGAACTGACGCCCGCCGCCCGCGCCGCCATCGCGCGGCTGGTGGATCGCGGCATCCCGATGCTGTCGCAAACCGTGCTGCTGCGGGGCATCAACGCGAGTGCCGACGCGCTGGAGGCGCTGTTCCGCGCCCTCACCAAGCTGCGGGTCAAACCCTATTACCTGCACCATTGCGACCTCGCCCGCGGCACCTCGCATTTCCGCACCACCATCGCGGAAGGCCGCGCGCTGATGGCCGAGCTGCGCCGCCGCTGCTCGGGGACGATGCTGCCGACCTACGTGCTCGATATCCCCGGCGGGCACGGCAAGGTGCCGATCACCTCGGACCACTTCACACCGGGCGACAGCCCCGGAGACTGGTGCGTTACCGACCGCAATGGGACGGTGCACGCGTATCGCGATCCCGCGACCTGTTAACGCGCCCTCTTCCGCTTTGCGAACCACGCAGCTAGGTTGCCTCCCATGAAATGGACCCTTCCCAATATCCTGACTGTGCTCAGGCTCTTGGCTGCCCCCGGTGTGGCGGTCTTGTTCCTTTATTTTTCTCGCCCCTGGGCCGACTGGCTGGCGCTTGCGCTGTTCATCAGCGCGGCGATCACCGACTGGTTCGATGGCTACCTCGCCCGGGCGTGGAAACAGGAGAGCCGCTTCGGCGCGATGCTCGACCCGATCGCCGACAAGGCGATGGTGGTGATCGCGCTGGTGGTACTGACCGGTTATTCGGGCATGAACCCGTGGCTGATCCTGCCCGCCACCGTGATCCTGTTCCGCGAAGTCTTCGTCTCGGGGCTGCGCGAATTCCTCGGCGCAGATGCCGGGCGACTGCGGGTCACGAAGCTCGCCAAGTGGAAGACGACCGCGCAGATGGTGGCGATTGCCGTGCTGTTCCTCGGCACCGGGCTCGCCTATCTCGAACAGGGTCAGGCCCCGCGCGCCGGTGAAGGCGACATCCGGATGGGCGCGAGCCTTGCCGATATCGCGACCCATATGGGCCTTGCGCTGATCTGGATCGCAGCCGTTCTGACCGCGATCACCGGCTGGGACTATTTCCGCAAGGCCCTGCCCTATCTGAAGGAGCCGAGCCATGATTGACGTGCTCTATTTCGCTTGGGTCCGCGAACGGATCGGCCTGCCGCGCGAGAAGGTCGAGACGCAGGCCAAGACCGTGGCCGATCTGGTCGAGGAGCTGAAGGCCCGCGAGCCGCGCTACGAGGCGGCCTTTGCCGACATTTCGGCGCTGCGCGTGGCGCTCGATCAG contains:
- a CDS encoding calcium/sodium antiporter, encoding MIWDFGEIIAGLVLLVVAGDLLVKGAVAMSLRLGIPALIVGLTVVAFGTSAPELMVSVAAVLDKAPSMALGNVVGSNIANILLVLGLPAIISAIRTDLHDTRESFVLMMGATVLFILVCFMGPIGWAQALLLLFALGIILFRQIREARAHRANRGAGSDPETEADEEVESVDPNMPLWRIGLYVLAGLIGLPLGASWLVSGASEIASAMGVSDAVIGLTLVALGTSLPELATSITAALKGRSDLALGNVVGSNIFNLLCIIGVAGLFGDIPVPSQMLHVDLWVMAAASIALAPFIFGNRVITRGIGIAFTAAYLAYMVALFIGGSA
- a CDS encoding SDR family oxidoreductase — its product is MKRALVTGGAKRLGRAMALYLAERGVDVAIHYHGSAEEAEATAAEARAKGVRAEIVQADLLDEAATAELVPRAAQALDGPLDLLINNASIFEYDTIRSATRESWDRHIGSNLRAPFVLIQHFAAQAPQADRSGTEPKARALVINMVDQRMRKLTPEFMTYTLAKMGLWTLTQTSAQALAPAIRVNAIGPGPTLQGARQSEDHFNRQRAATILERGADPADIVAALGYFMDAPAVTGQLLCVDGGQHLGWRTPDVLGPE
- the uvrC gene encoding excinuclease ABC subunit UvrC, producing the protein MNDDVDSNDALDPPAATRPQHGLTGHALIADYLKRLDGSPGVYRMLNAKGEVLYVGKARNLKARVSNYARPSGHSARIARMIHETASMMFLTTRTETEALLLEQNLIKQLKPRYNVLARDDKSFPNILIATDHPYPMIKKHRGARKEKGHYFGPFASASAVNRTLNQLERVFLLRNCSDSMFETRTRPCLQYQIKRCSGPCVGKISEEDYAALVDDAKRFLQGKSTTIQRELAEEMQKASDEMEFERAAALRDRIKALTNVQQSQGINPRTTAEADVIALHQEGGQACVQVFFIRANQSWGNHDFYPKTGSGAEAPEILQAFIAQFYTNRPPPKLILLSHPVEDEELVSEFLSERAERKVEITVPQRGEKAELVENAARNARESLGRKMSESAAQAKLLAGVAEAFGLEKPPQRIEVYDNSHIQGAHAVGGMIVAGPEGFIKSQYRKFNIKNADLTPGDDFGMMKEVLTRRFTRLLKEDPERKSEAWPDLLLIDGGAGQVSAVREIMDEMGVSDVAMVGVAKGVDRDHGKEEFHRTGQRPIALPRQSPVLYYIQRLRDEAHRWAIGTHRAKRAKAQMANPLDEVPGIGAARKRALLAHFGSAKAVSRAAPIDLMEVDGISEAMAETIHNFFNEKG
- a CDS encoding lysine-2,3-aminomutase-like protein, producing MTDQARHPRALTRVADLERDGLTASDTRADLERVAKEFRIRVTPEMRGAIADPSDPVAAQFVPSAAELVTRPEELEDPIGDDAHSPAPGLTHRYPDRVILHITKTCDVYCRFCFRRETVGETGPLPEDQLTQALDYIAATPAIREVILTGGDPLTLSTRRLGTVLDRLSAIAHLDQIRLHTRVPVVAPERITEQLCTILRAAPTAWIVLHTNHAQELTPAARAAIARLVDRGIPMLSQTVLLRGINASADALEALFRALTKLRVKPYYLHHCDLARGTSHFRTTIAEGRALMAELRRRCSGTMLPTYVLDIPGGHGKVPITSDHFTPGDSPGDWCVTDRNGTVHAYRDPATC
- the pgsA gene encoding CDP-diacylglycerol--glycerol-3-phosphate 3-phosphatidyltransferase; its protein translation is MKWTLPNILTVLRLLAAPGVAVLFLYFSRPWADWLALALFISAAITDWFDGYLARAWKQESRFGAMLDPIADKAMVVIALVVLTGYSGMNPWLILPATVILFREVFVSGLREFLGADAGRLRVTKLAKWKTTAQMVAIAVLFLGTGLAYLEQGQAPRAGEGDIRMGASLADIATHMGLALIWIAAVLTAITGWDYFRKALPYLKEPSHD
- the moaD gene encoding molybdopterin converting factor subunit 1: MIDVLYFAWVRERIGLPREKVETQAKTVADLVEELKAREPRYEAAFADISALRVALDQDLAEFDAPLEGVREVAFFPPMTGG